The proteins below are encoded in one region of Cololabis saira isolate AMF1-May2022 chromosome 13, fColSai1.1, whole genome shotgun sequence:
- the drc1 gene encoding dynein regulatory complex protein 1: MSREMSQSRSRRDEDMEERQKSIFNLQGQLKRLVTDVQITADARVQKTHQDKGQALRSELLENHLKSSQEQFEKISKGWTLAHQKVFPHDLQEVLDTQRETYATLTEAKKKLINNLQQDLKKRDKRYVNNLKKNTEETDQMFDRIRNQNKTLIKAYKEELAQTEKVRQQEIEVLLTNDNKWEQDLKEHWDKEFKRLMEEMEMNEEEFRNKVLEVINIIKIHEFKREAKRQDWMRLDQRVEVYCSDLDSQALRVEPYLRVQLATIKTYENKIRRPEKESEIKQKESIIRDKQFTKEKHMLSEDYKKHKQKYELRQPQIKYFANVDLRNFEKIWLLTEAEVKQLLERALVIDSLICKQYLDVAWKRPNVPSLELFGPTEPQKQLASSLSPPFETEKCCPETDTDTESPCRDIFSVRPAAQQQSSPKREEGKSPNEALKKVMELLCDKADFLMEEEVLKMLSSMEKEQQTAVKLGSLFSSLGIGDEDVPKLVDFLIKYEQQQREQTEDACLECSGLAEGMETSVTTTSTPDLVHPNHVLPALKSFVEQRRRSRESAAQQLSSFLNVDTSEDKAYWESLGNIISEDELKRWDAAERTLNRYHVMLREISDLTPKMNT; this comes from the exons AGCATATTCAACCTGCAAGGACAACTGAAAAGATTAGTGACCGACGTCCAAATTACAGCTGATGCGAGAGTACAAAAGACACATCAGGACAAAGGACAAGCACTTAG ATCAGAGTTGCTAGAGAATCATTTAAAGTCAAGCCAGGAGCAATTTGAGAAGATCTCAAAGGGGTGGACATTAGCCCATCAGAAGGTGTTCCCTCACGACCTGCAGGAAGTGTTAGACACTCAGAGGGAGACGTATGCTACTCTAACAGAAGCCAAGAAAAAACTCATAAATAACCTGCAACAG GATCTCAAGAAGCGAGACAAGAGGTATGTGAACAATCTTAAGAAGAATACAGAGGAAACGGACCAGATGTTCGACAGGATTCGGAACCAGAACAAAACCCTGATAAAAGCCTACAAGGAGGAACTGGCCCAGACTGAG AAAGTTCGTCAGCAGGAAATTGAAGTCCTGTTAACAAACGACAATAAATGGGAACAGGACTTGAAGGAACATTGGGACAAAGAG TTTAAAAGGTTGATGGAGGAAATGGAGATGAACGAGGAGGAATTTCGCAACAAGGTTTTGGAGGTCATCAACATCATAAAAATCCACGAGTTCAAGAGGGAAGCGAAACGTCAG GATTGGATGAGATTAGATCAACGGGTTGAGGTCTACTGTTCGGACCTGGATTCCCAGGCTCTTCGGGTAGAGCCATATCTACGAGTACAGCTGGCCACAATAAAGACATATGAAAACAAGATCCGCAG GCCGGAAAAAGAGAGcgaaattaaacaaaaagaatCCATCATAAGAGACAAACAGTTTACAAAGGAGAAACATATGCTGTCTGAGGACtacaaaaaacataaacagaaaTACGAACTGAGACAGCCGCAAATCAA GTACTTTGCAAACGTGGATCTCAGAAACTTTGAGAAGATATGGCTACTAACTGAAGCAGAGGTGAAGCAACTATTGGAGCGGGCTTTGGTTATAGACTCACTGATCTGCAAGCAGTATTTGGATGTTGCCTGGAAGCGGCCTAATGTGCCCTCCCTGGAGCTCTTTGGTCCCACGGAGCCTCAGAAACAACTGGCCTCCAGCCTCAGTCCGCCATTTGAAACTGAGAAGTGCTGCCCAGAGACTGACACTGACACTGAGAGTCCATGCAGGGACATTTTCAGCGTCAGGCCAGCAGCTCAGCAGCAGAGCAGTCCAAAGCGGGAGGAAGGGAAGTCGCCCAACGAGGCGCTGAAGAAAGTGATGGAGTTGCTGTGCGATAAAGCG GACTTTTTGATGGAGGAGGAAGTCCTGAAGATGCTGTCCTCTATGGAGAAGGAGCAACAGACTGCTGTGAAGTTGGGTTCCCTCTTTAGT TCTCTGGGCATTGGTGATGAGGATGTTCCAAAGTTGGTTGATTTCTTGATAAAGTATGAGCAACAGCAAAGAGAGCAGACTGAG GATGCTTGTCTCGAGTGTAGTGGCTTGGCAGAGGGAATGGAAACCAGTGTTACGACTACTTCAACCCCTGACCTCGTCCATCCTAACCACGTCCTGCCTGCTCTTAAAAGTTTCGTTGAGCAGCGCAGGAGGTCCAG GGAGAGTGCAGCGCAGCAGCTTTCCAGTTTTTTGAATGTTGATACTTCAGAGGATAAAGCCTATTGGGAAAGTCTGGGAAACATAATTTCTGAGGATGAACTCAAACGGTGGGATGCAGCAGAGAGAACACTAAATCGGTACCA CGTGATGCTGAGAGAGATCTCCGATCTCACTCCTAAAATGAACACCTGA